Proteins co-encoded in one uncultured Draconibacterium sp. genomic window:
- a CDS encoding ATP-binding protein, which produces MKNWKSHISLSLLFTFIVGVSSVFGKDTLQIDSLKTAVKTEKNAEKIVDIYIDLSNLYDYINPDSSLAYGQKALELSKKINYKYGEGTALFLISYVYDQTGEWLPAISNLEQAITIFTETKDSVLLIACYLNLGVLHSYGKDQVQALNYIIKAKNICEEANKTYGLSEAYANIATYYEYLKEYRSCQLYYQKSLDVDIKTKNIQNQCLNHISLSYTNLKLNQQEKALYHLNKALELLPQINDKQREVEVLIGFIAYYIETEDLSTAESYIKRINNLKNQNNLTKYEVEINSLQGKYYLKKKDFNAAIKFYSKAISKTLELEKFDYLSDYYTEAGEAYASLGQYEKAYQMNSEGKEAFHLLKPEEIIEALGKFEADEASKTERNKILLEQQLASAKNESDQLKFRVKAGSVIVVLSIILVALSFFLFLRKKHTDELKANYNTINRQKILLEENLVKLAEDEQNLKKLNATKDKFFSIIAHDLKNPFNVLIGISDLLRNEKRAKNSDDFDVLINGMHQAATSGYELLENLLEWSRTQTGTIKFEPQPFFIHKVFEINKELNLEVAKSKGITINIPEKKVMVYADFDMVNFIVRNLLNNAIKFSNKNGKIELLVKKDEEMLIVTVKDDGIGMTSDMIGNLFKIEKSVQREGTAHEKGTGLGLILCQEFVKKNGGDIWVNSEIDQGSSFHFSLPLSLS; this is translated from the coding sequence ATGAAGAACTGGAAAAGTCATATTTCACTGAGTTTATTATTCACATTTATTGTTGGTGTTTCATCTGTTTTTGGAAAAGATACCTTACAGATTGATTCGCTAAAAACCGCTGTTAAAACAGAAAAAAATGCGGAGAAGATCGTCGACATTTACATCGACCTATCCAATTTATACGACTACATAAATCCGGATAGTTCGTTAGCATACGGACAAAAAGCACTGGAGCTCTCGAAAAAAATAAACTACAAATACGGCGAAGGAACAGCACTTTTTCTTATCAGTTATGTGTACGACCAAACGGGCGAGTGGCTTCCAGCCATTTCCAACCTCGAACAAGCCATTACGATATTTACCGAAACCAAAGATTCGGTTTTATTAATTGCATGTTACCTCAACCTGGGGGTGTTACATTCTTACGGAAAAGATCAGGTACAAGCACTTAATTACATCATTAAAGCAAAGAATATTTGCGAAGAGGCAAACAAAACTTACGGACTTTCTGAAGCCTATGCTAATATTGCAACGTATTATGAATATTTGAAAGAATACCGTAGCTGCCAACTCTATTACCAAAAGTCTCTTGATGTTGATATTAAAACCAAAAACATACAAAACCAGTGCCTGAACCACATTTCGCTTAGCTATACAAACTTAAAACTAAACCAGCAAGAAAAAGCCCTGTATCATTTGAATAAGGCATTGGAACTTTTGCCACAAATAAATGACAAACAGCGAGAGGTTGAGGTACTTATAGGCTTTATCGCCTATTACATTGAAACAGAAGATCTCTCAACTGCAGAAAGCTATATTAAACGGATTAATAATCTGAAGAACCAGAATAATCTCACCAAATATGAAGTTGAGATTAATTCCTTACAGGGTAAATATTACCTTAAAAAGAAAGATTTTAATGCAGCTATTAAGTTCTACAGCAAAGCCATTTCGAAAACCCTCGAATTGGAAAAGTTTGATTACCTCTCCGACTATTATACCGAAGCAGGAGAAGCCTATGCCAGCCTCGGCCAATATGAAAAAGCTTACCAAATGAATTCGGAAGGCAAAGAGGCATTTCACCTGTTAAAACCCGAGGAAATTATAGAAGCATTGGGCAAGTTCGAAGCCGATGAAGCAAGTAAAACTGAAAGAAATAAGATTTTACTTGAGCAGCAACTGGCCTCCGCAAAAAACGAAAGTGATCAATTAAAATTTCGGGTAAAAGCAGGCTCAGTTATTGTTGTACTGTCAATTATACTGGTGGCACTCAGCTTCTTTCTCTTTCTTCGGAAAAAACACACCGATGAGCTAAAAGCCAACTACAACACTATAAATCGTCAGAAAATATTGCTTGAAGAGAACCTTGTAAAACTTGCAGAAGACGAACAAAACCTAAAAAAATTAAATGCCACAAAAGACAAGTTCTTTTCGATTATTGCACACGATTTAAAAAATCCATTTAATGTTTTAATCGGTATTTCCGATTTATTGCGCAATGAAAAGAGAGCCAAAAACTCGGATGATTTTGATGTACTTATAAACGGAATGCACCAGGCAGCCACGAGCGGTTACGAGTTGTTGGAGAACCTATTGGAATGGTCGCGTACACAAACCGGAACCATTAAATTCGAGCCGCAGCCTTTCTTTATTCATAAAGTTTTCGAAATCAACAAAGAACTCAATCTTGAGGTGGCCAAAAGCAAAGGTATAACTATCAACATTCCGGAAAAGAAAGTAATGGTTTATGCCGACTTTGATATGGTAAATTTTATTGTTCGCAACTTGCTGAACAACGCAATAAAGTTTTCGAACAAAAACGGCAAAATTGAACTGCTCGTCAAAAAAGATGAAGAAATGCTGATTGTTACCGTAAAAGACGATGGTATAGGAATGACTTCTGACATGATTGGAAACCTGTTTAAAATTGAAAAATCGGTGCAACGCGAAGGTACTGCCCACGAAAAAGGAACAGGATTAGGCTTAATTCTTTGCCAGGAGTTTGTCAAAAAAAATGGCGGCGATATTTGGGTCAACAGCGAAATAGATCAGGGCAGCAGCTTCCACTTCAGTCTTCCACTTTCATTGTCGTAA
- a CDS encoding transporter substrate-binding domain-containing protein, with the protein MVKHCFGIICIVLLFMLAACTSDKNPKDNKKEDHPIIDRDLSEILDDGVLNVATSYSSTSYFLYRGQPMGYEYELLKRFAKHLGVEFKIEVSNDFEDMYEMLMSGKVDLIAHGLTITGKRKEMVQFSDYLYLTHQVLVQKKPDNWRKMKWSAVQNSLIHDAIELIDDTVSVRANSSYLNRVENLMDEMGGKIYVDTLPGDLSTDKIIEMVSNGEVKYTFADNNIASINASYYPNLDIRVPVSFSQRMAWAIRPNSDELLTELNNWIDSMKDGVAYYVIYNKYFKNERSFRMRENSVYYSINHNRISEYDDLIQTYADTLGWDWRLMASMIYQESRFNPVSESWAGAKGLMQMMPQTAERYGVEDRTHPEENLEGATKVLKVLWDRFIDIPDSVQRIKFTMAAYNCGYSHVLDARTLAEKEGIDSYRWDECVEESMLKLSYPDNYNKPFIKYGYVRGIEPVSYVKQIFSRYEHYTQLLE; encoded by the coding sequence ATGGTAAAACATTGCTTTGGTATTATTTGCATCGTCTTGCTTTTTATGTTGGCTGCATGCACTTCAGATAAAAACCCAAAAGACAACAAGAAAGAAGATCACCCAATTATTGATCGTGATTTATCTGAGATTTTGGATGATGGTGTATTGAATGTGGCTACCTCTTATAGCAGTACCAGCTATTTCTTGTACCGGGGGCAGCCCATGGGGTACGAGTATGAGCTGCTTAAGCGTTTTGCGAAACATCTCGGAGTTGAATTCAAAATAGAGGTATCGAATGATTTTGAGGACATGTACGAAATGCTGATGAGTGGAAAAGTTGACCTTATTGCGCATGGATTAACCATTACCGGAAAACGCAAGGAAATGGTGCAATTCTCTGATTATTTGTATCTCACTCATCAGGTTTTGGTGCAAAAAAAGCCCGACAACTGGCGAAAAATGAAATGGAGTGCAGTGCAGAATTCTTTAATTCACGATGCCATTGAGTTGATTGATGATACCGTTTCGGTGCGGGCCAACTCGTCGTATTTAAACAGGGTCGAAAACCTGATGGATGAGATGGGCGGAAAAATTTATGTTGATACACTGCCCGGCGATTTGTCGACGGATAAAATTATTGAAATGGTGTCGAATGGTGAGGTAAAGTACACCTTTGCCGATAATAATATTGCCAGCATTAATGCATCGTATTATCCCAATCTTGATATTCGTGTGCCGGTTAGTTTTTCGCAACGTATGGCCTGGGCTATCCGGCCCAATTCTGATGAATTGCTAACAGAACTAAACAACTGGATCGACTCGATGAAAGATGGGGTTGCTTATTATGTAATATATAACAAGTACTTTAAAAACGAACGATCATTTAGAATGCGCGAAAACAGCGTGTATTATAGTATAAATCACAACCGGATTAGTGAATACGACGATTTGATACAAACTTACGCAGATACACTGGGGTGGGACTGGCGGTTAATGGCATCGATGATCTATCAGGAATCCAGGTTTAATCCTGTGTCCGAATCGTGGGCAGGAGCAAAGGGACTGATGCAAATGATGCCACAAACTGCTGAGCGGTATGGCGTAGAAGACAGAACCCATCCGGAGGAAAATCTTGAAGGAGCTACAAAAGTTTTGAAGGTTTTGTGGGATCGTTTTATTGATATCCCCGATTCGGTACAGCGAATAAAATTTACAATGGCAGCCTATAATTGTGGTTACAGCCATGTGCTCGATGCGCGAACACTGGCCGAAAAGGAAGGAATCGACAGTTATCGGTGGGACGAATGCGTTGAGGAGTCGATGTTAAAACTTAGTTACCCCGATAATTACAATAAACCGTTTATTAAATACGGTTATGTGCGCGGAATTGAACCAGTGAGTTATGTGAAACAAATTTTTAGCCGCTACGAGCATTATACCCAGTTGCTGGAATAA
- the fbaA gene encoding class II fructose-bisphosphate aldolase, giving the protein MGKIAENVKPGVVTGADVQFIFEEAKAKQFAMPAINVVGSSSVNAIMEVAKQVNAPVMIQFSNGGAVFNAGKGLKLEGHEAAVLGAVAGAKHIHTLAEAYGVRVILHTDHAAKKLLPWIDGLLDASEKHFAETGKPLFSSHMLDLSEEPIEENIEISKKYLERMSKMGMTLEIELGITGGEEDGVDNSDVDASKLYTQPEEVCYAYEELSKISPNFTIAASFGNVHGVYKPGNVKLTPKILDNSQKYIQEKLGTKEKPVNFVFHGGSGSTHEEIREAISYGVVKMNIDTDTQWAYWDGVRAFEAANHDYLQGQIGNPEGEEKPNKKYYDPRVWLRKGEESMIARLKVAFEDLNAIDVQ; this is encoded by the coding sequence ATGGGAAAAATAGCCGAAAACGTTAAACCGGGAGTAGTTACCGGTGCTGACGTACAATTTATTTTCGAAGAAGCTAAAGCGAAACAATTTGCCATGCCTGCAATAAATGTTGTGGGTTCTTCTTCAGTTAATGCAATTATGGAAGTAGCCAAACAGGTAAATGCTCCTGTTATGATTCAGTTTTCGAATGGTGGTGCTGTATTTAACGCTGGTAAAGGGTTAAAACTTGAAGGCCATGAAGCAGCTGTTTTAGGAGCTGTTGCAGGTGCAAAACACATTCACACCTTAGCTGAAGCTTACGGTGTTCGCGTTATCCTACACACCGACCACGCTGCAAAAAAATTGTTGCCATGGATTGACGGTTTGTTAGATGCCAGCGAAAAACACTTCGCAGAAACTGGGAAACCACTTTTCAGCTCGCACATGCTTGACCTTAGTGAAGAGCCAATTGAAGAAAACATCGAGATCAGCAAAAAATACCTGGAGCGCATGTCAAAAATGGGCATGACATTGGAAATTGAATTGGGTATTACCGGTGGTGAAGAAGATGGTGTTGACAACAGCGATGTTGATGCATCGAAATTGTACACTCAACCAGAAGAAGTTTGCTACGCATACGAAGAGTTGAGCAAAATTTCGCCAAACTTCACAATTGCGGCATCATTTGGTAACGTGCACGGTGTATACAAACCAGGTAACGTTAAACTGACTCCAAAAATTCTTGATAACTCGCAGAAGTATATCCAGGAAAAACTTGGAACTAAAGAAAAGCCGGTGAACTTCGTATTCCACGGTGGATCAGGTTCAACACACGAAGAAATTCGCGAAGCTATTTCGTATGGTGTTGTTAAAATGAACATCGATACCGATACGCAATGGGCATACTGGGATGGCGTTCGTGCTTTTGAAGCGGCAAACCACGACTATCTGCAAGGACAAATTGGCAACCCTGAGGGTGAAGAAAAACCAAACAAAAAATACTACGACCCACGTGTTTGGTTACGCAAAGGAGAAGAATCAATGATTGCCCGTTTAAAAGTGGCATTCGAAGATTTAAATGCTATCGACGTTCAATAA
- a CDS encoding class II fructose-bisphosphate aldolase, with protein sequence MAVSYKDLGLSNTKEMFAKAVEGGYAVPAYNFNNLEQMQAILQACVETKSPVILQVSSGARKYANATLLRNMARGAVEYVKELGCEIPVVLHLDHGDTFELCKDCIDNGFSSVMIDGSHHSYEENVALTKKVVEYAHAQGVSVEGELGVLAGVEDDVVAEESTYTRPEEVEDFVKRTGVDSLAISIGTSHGAHKFTPEQCTKNEDGVLVPPPLKFEILEEIEKRIPGFPIVLHGSSSVPMDQVEIINANGGDLKAAVGIPEEQLRKAASSAVCKINIDSDGRLAMTAAVRKTLNENPGEFDPRKYLGPARDSLKELYKHKNENVLGSAGKA encoded by the coding sequence ATGGCAGTAAGTTACAAAGACTTAGGCTTGTCGAACACTAAAGAAATGTTCGCAAAAGCAGTTGAAGGCGGATATGCTGTTCCGGCTTACAACTTTAATAACCTTGAACAAATGCAGGCAATTCTTCAGGCTTGTGTTGAAACAAAATCACCGGTAATTCTTCAGGTATCATCAGGTGCACGTAAATATGCTAACGCTACTTTGTTGCGCAACATGGCACGTGGTGCTGTTGAGTATGTAAAAGAACTGGGTTGCGAAATTCCTGTTGTTCTTCACCTGGATCATGGCGATACTTTCGAATTGTGTAAAGACTGTATCGATAACGGTTTCTCTTCAGTAATGATTGATGGTTCGCACCATTCGTACGAAGAAAACGTGGCGCTAACTAAAAAAGTTGTTGAATACGCACATGCACAAGGTGTAAGTGTTGAAGGAGAATTGGGTGTTTTAGCAGGTGTTGAAGACGACGTAGTTGCTGAAGAATCGACTTATACAAGACCAGAAGAGGTTGAGGATTTTGTAAAACGTACTGGTGTTGATTCACTGGCTATTTCAATTGGTACTTCTCACGGAGCACACAAATTTACTCCTGAGCAGTGTACTAAAAACGAAGATGGCGTTTTGGTTCCTCCTCCATTGAAATTCGAAATTTTGGAAGAAATTGAAAAACGTATTCCTGGTTTCCCAATCGTTCTTCACGGTTCTTCTTCAGTGCCAATGGATCAGGTAGAAATTATAAATGCAAACGGTGGCGATTTGAAAGCTGCTGTAGGTATTCCTGAAGAGCAATTGCGTAAAGCGGCTTCTTCAGCAGTATGTAAAATTAACATCGACTCTGACGGTCGTTTGGCAATGACTGCTGCTGTACGCAAAACGTTGAATGAAAATCCGGGAGAGTTTGACCCTCGTAAATACTTAGGACCTGCTCGCGACTCGTTGAAAGAGTTGTACAAACACAAAAACGAAAACGTTTTGGGTTCGGCAGGAAAAGCTTAA